From the genome of Vicia villosa cultivar HV-30 ecotype Madison, WI linkage group LG2, Vvil1.0, whole genome shotgun sequence, one region includes:
- the LOC131647492 gene encoding uncharacterized protein LOC131647492 isoform X3 gives MYSSVYGGIILVPAMMVIPIDDHMEGASEADLSILPKYRFRLLNNEEKASGGAGSMIPTQTSSGYLANEQILLPEDTVNGAADHLLRSLLGSQIHYYPIDQYKCVLSYPDVVALEEWISPKDFSTDERLIPKWHIPCDE, from the exons ATGTATTCTAGTGTCTATGGAGGTATCATACTTGTTCCAGCAATGATGGTCATCCCTATAGATGATCACATG GAAGGTGCATCAGAAGCAGACCTTAGTATACTTCCAAAATACAGATTTCGATTATTAAACAATGAGGAGAAGGCTAGCGGTGGAGCTGGATCGATGATTCCCACACAAACCTCCAGTGGATACTTGGCTAATGAACAAATACTTTTACCTGAGGATACA GTTAATGGGGCTGCTGATCATCTTCTTCGGTCCCTTCTTGGAAGTCAGATTCACTATTATCCAATAGACCAATATAA GTGTGTTCTTAGTTACCCTGATGTTGTTGCTCTTGAAGAGTGGATTAGCCCAAAAGATTTTTCGACTGATGAAAGGTTGATTCCAAAGTGGCATATTCCTTGTGATGAATAA